In one window of Streptomyces sp. NBC_00193 DNA:
- a CDS encoding thiolase family protein, which produces MSIRTVRDVYVVDAVRTPIGKFGGALAGVRPDDLAAHVVRALVDRTPALDPARIDDVVFGDANGAGEDNRDVARMAVLLAGLPVTVPGVTVNRLCGSGLEAVVQAARAIALGDASVAIAGGVESMSRAPWVVQKPERAFPAGHQQMWSTTLGWRMTNPRMPAEWTGSLGEGAELVADKHGITREAQDAFALESHRKAAAAWAAGQCDAEVVPYAGVDLVRDECIREGSSPEALARLKPAFRTDGTGTVTAGNASPLNDGAAALLLTDEEGLAATGREPLARISASAVTGIEPQLFGLGPVDAVERALAKAGRGFADLAAFELNEAFAAQALGCLASWPELDPAVVNPHGGAIAIGHPLGASGARLAGSVAHQLAAAGSGTGIAALCIGVGQGIALVLER; this is translated from the coding sequence ATGAGCATCCGTACCGTCCGCGACGTCTATGTCGTCGACGCCGTCCGCACACCGATCGGGAAGTTCGGCGGCGCCCTCGCCGGCGTCCGCCCCGACGACCTGGCCGCTCACGTGGTGCGCGCGCTCGTGGACCGTACGCCCGCACTGGACCCGGCCCGCATCGATGACGTGGTCTTCGGCGACGCCAACGGCGCGGGCGAGGACAACCGGGACGTGGCCCGCATGGCGGTGCTGCTCGCCGGGCTCCCCGTGACCGTGCCCGGGGTCACCGTCAACCGCCTCTGCGGCTCCGGGCTCGAAGCCGTCGTCCAGGCGGCCCGCGCCATCGCGCTCGGCGATGCCTCCGTCGCCATCGCCGGGGGCGTCGAGTCCATGAGCCGGGCCCCCTGGGTGGTGCAGAAGCCGGAGCGCGCCTTCCCGGCCGGGCACCAGCAGATGTGGTCCACCACGCTCGGCTGGCGGATGACCAACCCCCGGATGCCCGCGGAGTGGACCGGTTCCCTCGGTGAGGGCGCCGAGCTCGTCGCCGACAAGCACGGCATCACCCGCGAGGCGCAGGACGCCTTCGCGCTGGAGAGCCACCGCAAGGCGGCCGCCGCCTGGGCCGCAGGGCAGTGCGACGCCGAGGTGGTCCCGTACGCGGGTGTGGACCTGGTGCGCGACGAGTGCATCCGCGAGGGTTCCTCCCCGGAGGCGCTCGCCCGCCTGAAGCCCGCCTTCCGGACCGACGGCACCGGCACGGTCACGGCGGGCAACGCCTCGCCGCTCAACGACGGGGCCGCCGCACTGCTGTTGACGGACGAGGAGGGCCTCGCCGCCACCGGGCGGGAGCCGTTGGCCCGGATCAGCGCGTCGGCCGTCACCGGGATCGAGCCCCAGCTCTTCGGTCTGGGGCCGGTGGACGCCGTCGAGCGCGCGCTCGCCAAGGCGGGCCGCGGTTTCGCCGATCTCGCCGCCTTCGAACTCAACGAGGCTTTCGCGGCGCAGGCGTTGGGATGTCTGGCTTCCTGGCCCGAGCTGGATCCGGCCGTGGTCAACCCGCACGGCGGGGCCATCGCGATCGGGCACCCGCTCGGCGCCTCGGGCGCCCGGCTGGCCGGTTCGGTGGCGCACCAGCTCGCGGCGGCCGGGTCCGGTACCGGGATCGCGGCCCTCTGCATCGGTGTGGGGCAGGGGATCGCGCTCGTTCTGGAGCGCTGA
- a CDS encoding LacI family DNA-binding transcriptional regulator produces the protein MSQSSKPPKPPTPPSPSPAPVPTSADVARLAGVSRATVSYVLNNAEAVRISEPTRRKVREAAEELGYVPHAAARSLRAGHTRIVLLPTSHVPIGPLYSTFLNELQWALRGLDYTVVQYGSLGLTGDEAARAWAELRPVAVLSLGEITLSAHNVATLKRAGARAVLTMGPQAVPGAHALLMDQAEVGARAAEHLVERGRRRIGVVVPQEEGLGLFSTPRLEGARSVAGAEIVALRMAYSEESAAELAQRWGALGLEAAFAYNDEYAMLLMRAFQDVGLRVPEDVAVMGADDLLIGRLLRPRLSTVQIEMPTGERLAALVDEAVREPAAAVRRHDLMAAVAVPRDST, from the coding sequence ATGTCTCAGTCATCGAAACCGCCGAAGCCCCCCACGCCGCCGTCCCCGTCGCCGGCGCCCGTCCCGACCAGCGCGGACGTCGCCCGTCTCGCCGGAGTGTCGCGCGCGACGGTCTCGTACGTCCTGAACAACGCGGAGGCCGTACGCATCAGCGAGCCGACCCGCCGCAAGGTGCGCGAGGCCGCCGAGGAGCTCGGCTACGTCCCCCACGCGGCCGCCCGCAGCCTGCGCGCCGGGCACACGCGCATCGTGCTGCTGCCCACCTCGCACGTGCCGATCGGCCCGCTGTACAGCACCTTCCTCAACGAGTTGCAGTGGGCGCTGCGCGGCCTGGACTACACGGTGGTCCAGTACGGCAGCCTCGGCCTCACCGGTGACGAGGCCGCGCGGGCCTGGGCCGAACTGCGGCCCGTCGCGGTGCTCTCCCTCGGGGAGATCACCCTGTCCGCGCACAACGTGGCCACGCTCAAGCGGGCCGGGGCGCGCGCCGTGCTGACGATGGGGCCGCAAGCCGTTCCCGGGGCCCACGCGCTGCTCATGGACCAGGCGGAGGTCGGCGCGCGGGCGGCCGAGCACCTGGTGGAGCGGGGCCGGCGGCGGATCGGCGTGGTGGTTCCGCAGGAGGAGGGGCTGGGTCTCTTCTCCACGCCCCGTCTGGAGGGTGCGCGGTCCGTGGCGGGGGCGGAGATCGTGGCCCTGCGGATGGCCTACTCGGAGGAGTCGGCGGCGGAACTGGCACAGCGGTGGGGGGCTCTGGGGCTGGAGGCGGCGTTCGCGTACAACGACGAGTACGCGATGCTGCTGATGCGGGCCTTCCAGGACGTGGGCCTGCGGGTGCCGGAGGACGTGGCCGTCATGGGTGCGGACGATCTGCTGATCGGGCGGTTGCTGCGGCCGAGGCTCAGCACGGTGCAGATCGAGATGCCGACGGGCGAGCGGTTGGCGGCGCTGGTGGACGAGGCGGTGCGGGAGCCCGCGGCGGCGGTACGCAGACACGACCTGATGGCGGCGGTGGCGGTGCCGCGGGACTCGACGTGA
- a CDS encoding MFS transporter: MALSSPGTGTAAATTDAPANRRGLLPLLLVGNGAMYALYIGVAGVLLALQVEDIDAANKVANFGLIAGVSAIFATVFNPVAGALSDRSGRRNPWILGGGLAAIPAMFLLGAADTILLITIAWCLGQAVMNIYQAAITSVVPDRVPMSARGKASAAVGLGLPLGSTVGALIGAAFSDDYRTGYLVFGAIVAGAAVLFTTCTREERRPTKPSMPVKAQLAAFASALKDHDFRWAFIGRALLVLGYFAVSGYQLYILQDHTVLPEGMKPEAAVAIMMPLTSVAMVVSTVLGGWLSDKYDRRKLFVGASALLSAIALLIPALSTSWTAMLAFAVINGLAFGCYMAVDTALVTMVLPKAEDAARDMGVLNIANAGPQIIAPFIASVIVSVSGGYTALFIAAAALAVAGALAVKPIRSVR; encoded by the coding sequence GTGGCCCTTTCCTCCCCCGGCACCGGCACCGCCGCCGCCACCACCGACGCCCCCGCCAACCGGCGCGGCCTGCTCCCCTTGCTGCTCGTCGGCAACGGAGCCATGTACGCCCTCTACATCGGCGTCGCCGGCGTACTCCTCGCCCTCCAGGTCGAAGACATCGACGCCGCGAACAAGGTCGCCAACTTCGGCCTGATCGCAGGGGTCTCCGCGATCTTCGCAACGGTCTTCAACCCGGTCGCGGGCGCCCTGTCCGACCGCAGCGGACGGCGCAACCCCTGGATCCTGGGCGGTGGACTCGCCGCGATACCGGCGATGTTCCTGCTCGGCGCCGCGGACACGATCCTCCTCATCACCATCGCCTGGTGCCTCGGCCAGGCCGTGATGAACATCTACCAGGCCGCCATCACCTCCGTGGTCCCCGACCGGGTGCCCATGAGCGCCCGCGGCAAGGCCTCCGCCGCCGTCGGCCTCGGCCTGCCGCTCGGCTCGACCGTCGGCGCCCTGATCGGCGCGGCCTTCTCGGACGACTACCGCACCGGCTACCTGGTCTTCGGCGCGATCGTCGCCGGCGCCGCCGTCCTGTTCACCACCTGCACCCGCGAGGAACGGCGCCCGACCAAGCCCTCCATGCCGGTCAAGGCGCAGCTCGCCGCCTTCGCGAGCGCCCTCAAGGACCACGACTTCCGCTGGGCGTTCATCGGGCGGGCCCTGCTGGTCCTCGGCTACTTCGCGGTGAGCGGCTACCAGCTGTACATCCTCCAGGACCACACCGTGCTGCCCGAGGGGATGAAGCCGGAGGCGGCGGTGGCCATCATGATGCCGCTGACGAGCGTGGCCATGGTCGTCTCCACCGTCCTCGGCGGCTGGCTCTCGGACAAGTACGACCGCCGCAAGCTCTTCGTCGGCGCCTCCGCCCTGCTGTCCGCCATCGCCCTGCTGATCCCGGCCCTGTCGACCAGCTGGACCGCCATGCTGGCCTTCGCCGTGATCAACGGCCTCGCGTTCGGCTGCTACATGGCCGTGGACACCGCGCTGGTGACGATGGTGCTCCCCAAGGCCGAGGACGCCGCCCGCGACATGGGCGTCCTCAACATCGCCAACGCCGGCCCGCAGATCATCGCCCCCTTCATCGCCTCGGTGATCGTGTCCGTGAGCGGCGGCTACACGGCCCTGTTCATCGCGGCCGCCGCCCTGGCCGTGGCCGGCGCCCTGGCCGTCAAGCCGATCCGCAGCGTCCGCTAA
- a CDS encoding alpha/beta fold hydrolase produces MQLHTHTWGEGDRVALLIHGIMADHRTWRRVGPALAERGYRAIAVDLRGHGASGRGEYSAESFADDVVETLPAGAELAIGHSLGGLTLAKAVDRLKPQRAVFSDPAWHLAELGEGFGPEMFAQFKSAPKEQIQAMNPRWDEADVDIELATLAVWDEATALSLAPLAGTDLLPAAPVVPSLVQLADPSFLISPERATILKERGFEVRSVTGAGHTIHRDDFDGFMASLEGWI; encoded by the coding sequence GTGCAGCTCCACACCCACACCTGGGGCGAAGGCGACCGCGTCGCCCTCCTGATCCACGGGATCATGGCCGACCACCGGACCTGGCGCCGGGTCGGCCCGGCCCTCGCCGAGCGCGGCTACCGCGCCATCGCCGTGGACCTGCGCGGCCACGGCGCCAGCGGCCGGGGCGAGTACAGCGCGGAGTCCTTCGCCGACGACGTGGTCGAAACCCTCCCGGCCGGCGCCGAACTCGCCATCGGCCACTCCCTGGGCGGCCTGACCCTCGCGAAGGCCGTCGACCGTCTGAAGCCGCAGCGCGCCGTCTTCTCCGACCCGGCCTGGCACCTGGCGGAACTCGGCGAAGGTTTCGGCCCCGAGATGTTCGCCCAGTTCAAGTCGGCGCCCAAAGAACAGATCCAGGCCATGAACCCCCGTTGGGACGAGGCCGACGTGGACATCGAACTGGCCACCCTGGCCGTCTGGGACGAGGCGACCGCCCTGAGCCTGGCCCCTCTGGCGGGTACGGACCTGCTGCCGGCCGCACCGGTGGTCCCGTCCCTCGTACAACTGGCGGACCCGAGCTTCCTGATCTCGCCGGAGCGCGCGACGATCCTCAAGGAACGCGGCTTCGAGGTCCGCTCGGTCACCGGCGCCGGCCACACCATCCACCGCGACGACTTCGACGGCTTCATGGCATCGCTGGAGGGCTGGATCTAA
- a CDS encoding type II toxin-antitoxin system PemK/MazF family toxin, with translation MTALSHHSNGHVEQPGRDGVTATAEADPHAIGPVQTSYAPDRDGDPDPGEIVWTWVPYEENDGRGKDRPVLVVAREERGTLLAVQLSSKRHDHDREWVPIGTGPWDNAGRESWVDVDRVLRVHEDGMRREACALDLGRFQLVVDRLRERYGWR, from the coding sequence ATGACGGCACTTTCACACCACAGCAACGGCCACGTAGAGCAGCCCGGCCGCGACGGGGTCACCGCGACCGCCGAGGCCGATCCGCATGCCATCGGGCCGGTGCAGACCTCGTACGCCCCCGATCGCGACGGGGATCCCGACCCCGGCGAGATCGTGTGGACCTGGGTTCCGTACGAGGAGAACGACGGGCGCGGCAAGGACCGGCCGGTCCTGGTCGTGGCCCGGGAAGAGCGCGGCACGCTCCTGGCCGTGCAGTTGTCCAGCAAGCGGCACGACCACGACCGGGAGTGGGTCCCCATCGGGACCGGACCGTGGGACAACGCGGGACGGGAGTCCTGGGTGGACGTGGACCGGGTGCTGCGCGTCCACGAGGACGGCATGCGGCGGGAGGCGTGCGCGCTGGACCTGGGCCGGTTCCAGCTCGTCGTGGACCGACTCCGCGAGCGGTACGGCTGGCGCTAG
- a CDS encoding RICIN domain-containing protein gives MKLARCLSAAAAALFTVTALFASPAGATPAATPVAAAASAPAAASAALAPTAPKYFTGIGYGPYNIAVEGAWSSAYGQAVGEGYETFRCSKSNGPRAIPIGGDGYYQVLVEIYCNPAPPAGSGQIVGVHSGKCLDVKAAGTKDGTPIQIYQCNGTDAQAWKLESDGTVRALGRCMDVQFAKTENGSLIGLNSCHQGLNQKWEAIPGGLLRSVHSGKCLDALGWATANGARVGLWDCMPTATNQQWRGSALGT, from the coding sequence GTGAAGCTGGCTCGATGCCTGTCGGCCGCTGCCGCCGCTCTGTTCACCGTCACGGCGCTGTTCGCCTCCCCGGCGGGCGCCACCCCGGCTGCCACCCCGGTCGCGGCTGCCGCCTCCGCCCCCGCCGCCGCCTCGGCGGCCCTGGCCCCGACCGCCCCCAAGTACTTCACCGGCATCGGCTACGGCCCGTACAACATCGCCGTCGAAGGCGCCTGGAGCAGTGCCTACGGCCAGGCCGTGGGCGAGGGCTACGAGACGTTCCGCTGTTCCAAGAGCAACGGTCCGCGGGCGATACCGATCGGCGGCGACGGGTACTACCAGGTCCTCGTGGAGATCTACTGCAACCCGGCACCGCCCGCCGGATCCGGCCAGATCGTCGGCGTGCACTCCGGCAAGTGCCTGGACGTCAAGGCCGCGGGCACCAAGGACGGCACGCCGATCCAGATCTACCAGTGCAACGGCACGGACGCGCAGGCCTGGAAGCTGGAGAGCGACGGCACGGTCCGCGCGCTCGGCCGGTGCATGGACGTCCAGTTCGCCAAGACCGAGAACGGCTCGCTGATCGGGCTCAACTCCTGCCACCAGGGCCTGAACCAGAAGTGGGAGGCGATCCCGGGCGGTCTGCTGCGCAGCGTCCACTCGGGCAAGTGCCTCGACGCCCTGGGCTGGGCCACCGCCAACGGCGCGCGGGTAGGGCTGTGGGACTGCATGCCCACGGCCACCAACCAGCAGTGGCGGGGCAGCGCGCTCGGCACCTGA
- a CDS encoding trans-aconitate 2-methyltransferase has product MTGTGPQGPGRYGERVFRPEAGGEGDRIDLGSLTYDATTMSRLRRLGVGPGWTCLDLGAGTGTVARGLLEEAGVAEVVAVDRDVRFLAAHPVPGLTPLQADITADGFSPELFPDLSPGLSPALSPGRFRLVHARFLLMHLPDRPRLVARFAELLAPGGVLVISDAVDLTTDSAPLTPYTAAMRAMWRGLRDSIGTDVSQVVHHPELLEAAGLESVAAEIHVPPLLPGSAISRFWADTWDRARADMLATGLLDEDGLDEALRLLESPGYAGLSPGMLTAWGWKPGAPGAPGAPGAP; this is encoded by the coding sequence ATGACCGGCACAGGGCCCCAGGGCCCGGGGCGCTACGGCGAGCGGGTCTTCCGCCCCGAGGCCGGCGGCGAGGGGGACCGGATCGACCTCGGCTCCCTCACCTACGACGCGACGACCATGTCCCGGCTTCGCCGGCTGGGCGTGGGCCCGGGCTGGACCTGCCTGGACCTCGGAGCGGGCACCGGGACGGTGGCGCGCGGACTGCTGGAGGAGGCGGGGGTCGCGGAGGTCGTCGCAGTGGACCGGGACGTACGTTTCCTCGCCGCGCACCCCGTGCCGGGGCTGACCCCCCTGCAGGCGGACATCACCGCGGACGGATTCTCCCCCGAGCTCTTCCCGGACCTCTCCCCTGGCCTCTCGCCTGCCCTCTCCCCGGGCCGCTTCCGCCTGGTGCACGCCCGCTTCCTCCTCATGCACCTGCCCGACCGGCCGCGGTTGGTCGCCCGGTTCGCCGAGCTGCTCGCCCCCGGCGGGGTCCTGGTGATCAGCGACGCCGTGGACCTGACGACGGACTCCGCGCCCCTCACGCCGTACACCGCCGCGATGCGGGCCATGTGGCGCGGGCTGCGCGACAGCATCGGGACGGACGTGTCGCAGGTGGTCCACCACCCCGAGCTGCTGGAGGCGGCGGGGCTGGAATCGGTGGCGGCCGAGATCCACGTACCGCCGCTGCTGCCGGGCAGCGCGATCAGCCGGTTCTGGGCGGACACCTGGGACCGTGCCCGGGCGGACATGCTGGCGACGGGGCTTCTCGACGAGGACGGGCTCGACGAGGCCCTGCGGCTGCTGGAATCCCCCGGGTACGCCGGGCTGTCGCCCGGCATGCTCACGGCCTGGGGCTGGAAACCCGGAGCACCCGGAGCACCCGGAGCACCCGGAGCACCGTAA
- a CDS encoding dienelactone hydrolase family protein, with the protein MADHDLSGFEREAFTHEGSTRPVLRRGSGPAVIVLAEIPGITPKVLEFAERVAALGCTAVLPVLFGTPGHDPHPQAHGLLRGALYTASSLWNVCVSREFTVLATGRSSPVVDWLRALSADEHKRCGGPGVGAVGMCLTGGFALAMAVDEHLLAPVLSQPSLPLGITPRRRDGIDISPEDLATVRGRCEREGLQVLGLRFKSDRITPGARFAFLRRELGDAFVAVELEDEDANPDAVLPPHSVLTEHLVDRPGQPTRAALDQVLDLLRTRLLPDAT; encoded by the coding sequence ATGGCTGACCATGACCTGTCGGGTTTCGAGCGCGAGGCGTTCACCCACGAGGGCAGCACGCGGCCCGTCCTGCGCCGCGGCAGCGGGCCCGCGGTGATCGTGCTCGCGGAGATCCCCGGGATCACCCCGAAGGTGCTGGAGTTCGCCGAGCGGGTGGCCGCACTGGGCTGCACCGCCGTGCTCCCGGTGCTGTTCGGCACGCCCGGCCACGATCCCCACCCCCAGGCCCACGGCCTGCTGCGGGGAGCGCTGTACACCGCGTCCAGCCTGTGGAACGTGTGCGTGAGCCGGGAGTTCACCGTCCTGGCCACCGGCCGGAGTTCGCCCGTCGTGGACTGGCTGCGCGCGCTGTCCGCGGACGAGCACAAGCGCTGCGGCGGCCCGGGCGTGGGCGCCGTCGGCATGTGCCTGACCGGCGGCTTCGCCCTCGCCATGGCCGTCGACGAGCACCTCCTCGCGCCCGTCCTGTCGCAGCCGTCCCTCCCCCTGGGCATCACACCCCGCCGGCGGGACGGCATCGACATCTCCCCCGAGGACCTCGCCACCGTCCGGGGCCGCTGCGAGCGCGAGGGCCTGCAGGTGCTGGGGCTGCGCTTCAAGAGCGACCGGATCACGCCCGGCGCCCGCTTCGCCTTCCTGCGCCGCGAGCTCGGTGACGCCTTCGTCGCCGTCGAGCTGGAGGACGAGGACGCCAACCCCGACGCCGTGCTGCCGCCGCACTCCGTCCTCACCGAGCACCTCGTCGACCGGCCCGGGCAGCCCACCCGCGCGGCGCTGGACCAGGTGCTCGACCTCTTGCGGACCCGCCTGCTCCCGGACGCGACCTAG
- a CDS encoding TIGR02452 family protein: MSGRLREIARENAEIVAAGGYRTRSGRQVSLAAAVAEAKAGTRIYGPNRVIPGEPDRRNAHRTAVEVTGESSTVAARRLAGELGERPGTASVAVLNFASARNPGGGYVRGAKAQEEALCRASALYETLLEAPEYYEIHRAEVSTFYTDRVIHSPGVPVFRDDRGDLLDTPFRAGFLTSPAPNAGTIRRQEPDRVPEIPAALARRAELVLEVAALHGYRGLVLGAWGCGVFMNDPAQVAEAFRALLAGRFAGVFERVVFGVLDRKPETRETFERVLAGAG; the protein is encoded by the coding sequence ATGAGCGGCAGATTGCGCGAGATCGCGCGGGAGAATGCGGAGATCGTGGCGGCCGGCGGGTACCGGACGCGGTCGGGACGGCAGGTCTCTCTTGCCGCCGCCGTGGCGGAGGCCAAGGCAGGAACCAGAATATATGGCCCAAACCGGGTCATTCCAGGCGAGCCGGACAGGCGGAACGCCCACCGGACCGCCGTCGAGGTCACCGGCGAGAGCAGCACGGTCGCCGCCCGCAGGCTCGCCGGCGAACTCGGGGAGCGCCCCGGAACGGCTTCCGTGGCCGTCCTGAACTTCGCTTCGGCCCGGAATCCCGGGGGCGGCTACGTCCGCGGCGCCAAGGCTCAGGAGGAGGCCCTCTGCCGCGCCTCGGCGTTGTACGAGACCCTCCTGGAGGCCCCGGAGTACTACGAGATCCACCGTGCCGAGGTCAGCACCTTCTACACCGACCGGGTGATTCACTCGCCCGGGGTGCCCGTCTTCCGCGACGACCGGGGGGACCTGCTGGACACCCCCTTCCGGGCCGGATTCCTCACCTCACCGGCCCCGAACGCGGGCACCATCCGCCGCCAGGAGCCGGACCGCGTGCCGGAGATCCCCGCCGCCCTCGCGCGCCGCGCGGAGCTGGTGCTGGAGGTGGCGGCGCTGCACGGGTACCGGGGGCTGGTGCTGGGGGCCTGGGGGTGCGGGGTCTTCATGAACGACCCGGCCCAGGTGGCGGAGGCCTTCCGCGCGCTGCTGGCGGGACGGTTCGCCGGTGTGTTCGAACGGGTGGTGTTCGGTGTGCTCGACCGGAAGCCGGAGACGCGGGAGACGTTCGAGCGGGTGCTGGCGGGGGCGGGGTAG
- the egtA gene encoding ergothioneine biosynthesis glutamate--cysteine ligase EgtA yields MPQDSLTRLTEATAEELIHGICFKTGPPRLLGAELEWLVFDVEQPGLPVSHDRLAAAHAAARALPLGSGVTVEPGGQLELSSAPASSLTGCIDGLQADLTAVRSALRSQGLELRGLGQDPRRPLRRMLASPRYDAMETYFDRTGPAGRAMMRASASVQVCVDAGHEEPGPLGHGRRWRLAHLLGAVLVAAFANSPAHEGPYAGWRCARQGVWSDLDTRRSLAPPLEAEPRGAWTRQALDTEVMCVRTDEEGAPWAVPRGLTFRDWLRSDGDHRGHGAHRPPTAADLDYHLTTLFPPVRPRGHLELRMIDAQPGEDGWLVPVAVVHALFDDPEAAETAYRVAKGLADSYGAQPAPRNPLWRSAARNALSDPELRSAARACFRAAVSALPRLGADGHVIDTVGEFTERYVSRGRCPADDRTEPAQQQPQPHAQAPARPHPRTRPQPAGEEARS; encoded by the coding sequence ATGCCCCAGGACTCACTCACCCGACTGACCGAAGCCACCGCCGAGGAGCTGATCCACGGCATCTGCTTCAAGACCGGCCCGCCCCGCCTGCTGGGCGCGGAGCTCGAATGGCTGGTGTTCGACGTCGAGCAGCCCGGCCTGCCCGTGTCCCACGACCGCCTGGCCGCCGCGCACGCCGCGGCCCGCGCCCTTCCCCTCGGTTCCGGCGTCACCGTCGAGCCCGGCGGCCAGCTGGAACTCAGCTCGGCCCCCGCCTCCTCCCTGACCGGCTGCATCGACGGCCTCCAAGCCGATCTGACCGCCGTCCGGAGCGCCCTGCGCTCCCAGGGGCTGGAGCTGCGCGGACTCGGTCAGGATCCCCGCCGGCCGCTGCGGCGGATGCTGGCCAGCCCGCGGTACGACGCCATGGAGACCTACTTCGACCGCACCGGGCCCGCCGGGCGCGCCATGATGCGCGCCTCGGCCTCCGTGCAGGTCTGCGTGGACGCCGGTCACGAGGAGCCCGGCCCGCTGGGCCACGGCAGGCGCTGGCGCCTCGCCCACCTCCTCGGTGCGGTGCTGGTCGCCGCCTTCGCCAACTCCCCTGCGCACGAAGGCCCGTACGCCGGCTGGCGGTGTGCGCGCCAGGGGGTCTGGAGCGACCTCGACACCCGGCGCTCCCTCGCCCCGCCGCTGGAGGCGGAGCCGCGCGGTGCGTGGACCCGGCAGGCGCTGGACACCGAGGTGATGTGCGTACGGACGGACGAGGAGGGCGCGCCCTGGGCGGTACCGCGCGGGCTGACCTTCCGCGACTGGCTGCGCTCCGACGGCGACCACCGCGGCCACGGCGCTCACCGGCCGCCGACCGCCGCCGATCTGGACTACCACCTGACCACCCTCTTCCCGCCGGTACGGCCCCGGGGCCATCTGGAGCTGCGGATGATCGACGCCCAGCCCGGCGAGGACGGCTGGCTGGTCCCGGTGGCCGTCGTGCACGCGCTGTTCGACGACCCGGAGGCCGCGGAGACCGCGTACCGGGTGGCGAAGGGGCTGGCCGACTCCTACGGCGCCCAGCCCGCGCCGCGCAACCCGCTGTGGCGCTCCGCCGCCCGAAACGCGCTGTCCGATCCGGAGCTGCGGTCCGCGGCCCGCGCCTGCTTCCGGGCCGCGGTCTCGGCGCTGCCCCGGCTGGGCGCCGACGGCCACGTCATCGACACGGTCGGCGAGTTCACCGAGCGCTACGTGTCCCGCGGCCGCTGCCCGGCCGACGACCGGACCGAACCGGCGCAGCAGCAGCCGCAGCCGCACGCGCAGGCCCCGGCCCGCCCGCACCCGCGAACCCGACCGCAGCCGGCCGGCGAGGAGGCACGCTCATGA
- the egtB gene encoding ergothioneine biosynthesis protein EgtB produces the protein MTTEPELLRERAAAALTAARVRTAGLTDAVSEAELTAQHSPLMSPLVWDLAHIGNMEELWLLRNVAGRESMHPEIDPLYDAFEHPRAERPKLPLLSPDEARRYAAEVRGRVFDLLDRTPLEGTALLDGGYVFGMIAQHEQQHDETMLITHQLRQGAPVLTAPDPDPPQGPPPTATEVLIPGGPFTMGTSAEPWSLDNERPAHRREVEAFWIDTVPVTNAAYQEFMADGGYHEERWWEAPGWSEIRRHGIEAPLFWHREDGTWLRRRFGVTEPVPGDEPVLHVSWYEADAYARWAGRRLPTEAEWEKAARHDPAAGRSTRYPWGDADPTPAHANLGQRHLRPARAGAYPAGASPLGVRQLIGDVWEWTASDFLPYPGFRAFPYREYSEVFFGPEHKVLRGGSFAVDAVACRGTFRNWDLPVRRQIFSGFRTARGAVPAGSATGQA, from the coding sequence ATGACCACCGAACCGGAGCTCCTGCGCGAGCGGGCCGCCGCCGCCCTGACCGCGGCGCGCGTCCGCACGGCCGGACTCACCGATGCCGTCAGCGAGGCGGAACTGACCGCCCAGCACTCCCCCTTGATGTCCCCGCTGGTCTGGGACCTCGCACACATCGGGAACATGGAGGAGCTCTGGCTGCTGCGCAACGTCGCAGGCCGCGAGTCCATGCACCCCGAGATAGACCCGCTCTACGACGCGTTCGAGCATCCCCGTGCCGAGCGGCCGAAGTTGCCGCTGTTGAGCCCGGACGAGGCCCGCCGGTACGCCGCCGAGGTGCGCGGCCGGGTCTTCGACCTCCTCGACCGCACACCCCTGGAGGGCACGGCCCTGCTGGACGGCGGCTACGTCTTCGGGATGATCGCCCAGCACGAACAGCAGCACGACGAGACGATGCTGATCACCCATCAGCTGAGGCAGGGAGCGCCGGTGCTGACGGCGCCCGACCCGGATCCTCCGCAGGGACCGCCGCCGACGGCGACCGAAGTGCTCATACCCGGGGGCCCGTTCACGATGGGCACCTCCGCGGAGCCCTGGTCGCTGGACAACGAGCGGCCCGCGCACCGGCGGGAGGTCGAGGCGTTCTGGATCGACACCGTTCCGGTGACCAATGCCGCCTACCAGGAGTTCATGGCGGACGGCGGGTACCACGAGGAGCGGTGGTGGGAGGCGCCCGGCTGGTCGGAGATCCGCCGGCACGGGATCGAGGCCCCGCTGTTCTGGCACCGCGAGGACGGCACCTGGCTGCGCCGCCGCTTCGGGGTCACCGAGCCGGTGCCCGGGGACGAGCCGGTGCTGCACGTGAGCTGGTACGAGGCCGACGCGTACGCCCGCTGGGCGGGGCGGCGGCTGCCCACCGAGGCGGAGTGGGAGAAGGCCGCCCGCCACGATCCGGCGGCCGGACGCTCCACCCGCTACCCGTGGGGCGACGCGGACCCCACGCCCGCGCACGCCAATCTCGGCCAGCGCCACCTGCGCCCGGCCCGAGCGGGCGCCTATCCGGCCGGGGCCTCCCCGCTCGGGGTGCGCCAGCTCATCGGCGACGTGTGGGAGTGGACGGCTTCGGACTTCCTGCCCTACCCCGGCTTCCGGGCGTTCCCCTACCGCGAGTACTCGGAGGTGTTCTTCGGCCCCGAGCACAAGGTGCTGCGCGGCGGTTCCTTCGCCGTGGACGCCGTGGCCTGCCGGGGCACCTTCCGCAACTGGGACCTGCCGGTGCGCCGGCAGATCTTCTCGGGGTTCCGGACCGCGCGCGGCGCCGTGCCTGCGGGCTCCGCCACCGGGCAGGCCTGA